The following are encoded in a window of Arthrobacter antioxidans genomic DNA:
- a CDS encoding alpha/beta hydrolase, whose translation MTDTQTWPHLFEAGAAGTPVLLLLHGTGGTEHDLLPLAARLAPGAGYLAPRGPAQEHGLNRWFRRFGEGVFDVDDVVRRAGELAAFLGWARDHYGIADRPLVAVGFSNGANIALAAALLHPDAVPRAVAFSGMYPLEGRTIDADLSGTSVALFNGTSDAMAPIDSVTRLGSILESRGAEVERNIREGGHGIHPTEVDGAAAWIASHTRKVLND comes from the coding sequence ATGACCGACACCCAGACGTGGCCGCACCTGTTCGAGGCAGGAGCAGCGGGCACCCCCGTGCTCCTGCTCCTGCACGGCACGGGCGGCACCGAACACGACCTCCTGCCGCTCGCCGCCCGCCTGGCGCCCGGGGCGGGCTACCTCGCGCCGCGGGGCCCGGCGCAGGAGCACGGCCTGAACCGCTGGTTCCGCCGGTTCGGCGAGGGCGTCTTCGACGTCGACGACGTCGTCCGCCGCGCGGGTGAGCTCGCCGCATTCCTCGGCTGGGCGCGGGACCACTACGGCATCGCCGACCGCCCGCTCGTCGCCGTCGGGTTCTCGAACGGGGCGAACATCGCCCTCGCCGCCGCGCTGCTCCACCCGGACGCCGTCCCGCGCGCCGTCGCCTTCTCGGGGATGTACCCCCTCGAGGGGCGCACCATCGACGCCGACCTGTCCGGGACCTCCGTGGCCCTGTTCAACGGGACGTCCGACGCCATGGCCCCGATCGACAGCGTGACCCGCCTCGGGTCGATCCTCGAGAGCCGTGGCGCCGAAGTAGAACGGAACATCCGCGAGGGCGGTCATGGAATCCATCCCACCGAGGTGGACGGCGCCGCCGCCTGGATCGCCTCGCACACCCGGAAGGTACTCAATGACTGA
- a CDS encoding ring-cleaving dioxygenase, with amino-acid sequence MTAQTEGLHHVTAIAGDPQKNIDFYIRGLGLRLVKKTVNFDDPGTYHLYYGDEAGRPGSLLTFFPWQGIRSGRVGSGQSTTTAFSVPQGTLGWWQEHFKALGVESTIARASSEEERLSLRDPDGLQIDLVASSVSDPRDPWDSASVPAEYAVRGQHSSVLTVQDPARTLETFTRDLGMTVLAEKDGRYRLSTHNGEPGTVVDVVTDPRGERGLVAGGTVHHIAFRVPDQQTQEVWRQELAERGYGVTAILDRQYFTSIYFREPGGTLLEIATDTPGFDIDEPLLELGRSLKLPPWLEPNREAISHAVAKIDLPGENNPAIQAFFK; translated from the coding sequence GTGACCGCACAAACCGAAGGTCTCCACCACGTCACCGCGATCGCGGGCGACCCGCAGAAGAACATCGACTTCTACATCAGGGGCCTGGGGCTGCGCCTGGTCAAGAAGACGGTCAACTTCGACGATCCCGGGACGTACCACCTCTACTACGGCGACGAGGCCGGCCGCCCCGGCTCCCTGCTGACCTTCTTCCCGTGGCAGGGCATCCGCAGCGGACGCGTGGGCAGCGGGCAGTCGACCACCACCGCGTTCTCGGTGCCGCAGGGCACCCTCGGCTGGTGGCAGGAGCACTTCAAGGCGCTCGGCGTGGAATCGACCATCGCGCGTGCCTCGTCCGAGGAGGAGCGCCTCTCCCTCCGCGACCCCGACGGGCTGCAGATCGACCTCGTGGCCTCGTCCGTCTCCGATCCCCGCGACCCGTGGGACTCCGCCTCCGTGCCGGCCGAGTACGCCGTGCGTGGCCAGCACTCCTCGGTCCTCACGGTCCAGGACCCCGCCCGCACGCTCGAGACCTTCACGCGTGACCTCGGCATGACGGTCCTCGCCGAGAAGGACGGCCGCTACCGCCTCAGCACGCACAACGGGGAGCCCGGGACCGTCGTCGACGTCGTCACCGACCCCCGCGGCGAGCGCGGCCTCGTGGCCGGCGGGACGGTGCACCACATCGCCTTCCGCGTACCCGACCAGCAGACCCAGGAGGTGTGGCGCCAGGAACTCGCCGAGCGCGGGTACGGGGTCACAGCCATCCTCGATCGGCAGTACTTCACCTCGATCTACTTCCGCGAGCCCGGTGGGACCCTGCTGGAGATCGCGACGGACACCCCGGGCTTCGACATCGACGAGCCCCTGCTGGAACTCGGCCGCTCCCTCAAGCTGCCGCCGTGGCTCGAGCCGAACCGCGAGGCCATCTCCCACGCGGTCGCGAAGATCGACCTGCCCGGAGAGAACAACCCCGCCATCCAGGCCTTCTTCAAGTAG
- a CDS encoding PGPGW domain-containing protein — MAAKERFPAWVHRTAAEVIGWTLVVVGVAALVLPGPGLLMVAAGLAVLSRHYHWARRYLKPLKENAFHAAALGVKTIPRITASCMSSVVIMSLGVIWIMEPTTPHWWFLADRWWLFGGTGTGISLILSSMIALALIVYSVRRFRGRPIPPRPSLIPRRPR, encoded by the coding sequence ATGGCAGCGAAAGAGCGGTTCCCGGCGTGGGTTCACCGGACCGCCGCCGAGGTGATCGGGTGGACCCTCGTGGTGGTCGGGGTCGCCGCCCTCGTGCTGCCCGGCCCCGGGCTCCTGATGGTCGCCGCGGGCCTCGCGGTCCTGTCACGGCACTACCACTGGGCACGCCGCTACCTGAAGCCGCTCAAGGAGAACGCCTTCCATGCCGCTGCCCTCGGGGTGAAGACGATTCCCCGGATCACGGCGAGCTGCATGAGCTCGGTCGTGATCATGAGCCTCGGCGTGATCTGGATCATGGAACCCACCACGCCCCACTGGTGGTTCCTCGCGGACAGGTGGTGGCTCTTCGGCGGCACGGGCACGGGCATCAGCCTGATCCTCTCCTCGATGATCGCGCTCGCCCTGATCGTCTACAGCGTGCGGCGCTTCCGGGGCAGGCCCATCCCGCCGCGGCCATCGCTCATCCCCCGGCGCCCGAGGTAG
- a CDS encoding carbohydrate kinase family protein: MLTVIGETLIDEVVSDTASMRAHVGGSPMNVAVGLARLGHPAQFVGRYGDDDYGRMIQQHLRDNAVPFPVRPDAAPTSVATARLDPAGGASYDFQLVWDLPGLAGQKDALLDGSTLLHTGSIATMLAPGADDVLALVASAHPLVTVTYDPNCRPTIIRDAAFARQQAERFVALADVVKASDEDLAWLYPRRTPEESARAWLEAGPAVVVVTRGSKGPWGVCRAGEVSVPAPPTSVVDTVGAGDSFMAALLGSLVDSGLDGAHHRDELLRITREQLTGMLQYAARAAAITVSRPGANPPTRDEMARSA; this comes from the coding sequence GTGCTCACCGTAATCGGGGAAACCCTCATCGACGAAGTCGTCAGCGACACCGCGTCCATGCGCGCCCACGTGGGCGGCAGTCCCATGAACGTGGCCGTGGGCCTCGCGCGCCTCGGTCATCCCGCCCAGTTCGTCGGCCGGTACGGCGACGACGACTACGGGCGGATGATCCAGCAGCACCTCCGCGACAACGCGGTGCCCTTCCCCGTCCGGCCGGATGCCGCGCCCACGAGCGTCGCGACCGCGCGCCTGGACCCCGCGGGCGGTGCGTCCTACGACTTCCAGCTGGTCTGGGACCTTCCGGGACTGGCTGGGCAGAAGGACGCGCTCCTCGACGGCTCCACCCTGCTCCACACCGGGTCCATCGCGACCATGCTCGCTCCGGGGGCCGACGACGTCCTGGCCCTGGTGGCGAGCGCCCATCCGCTCGTCACGGTCACCTACGATCCCAACTGCCGGCCGACGATCATCCGCGACGCGGCGTTCGCCCGACAGCAGGCCGAGAGGTTCGTGGCCCTCGCCGACGTCGTCAAGGCCTCCGACGAGGACCTCGCGTGGCTCTACCCCCGCCGCACCCCCGAGGAGTCGGCGCGCGCCTGGCTGGAGGCCGGTCCCGCCGTCGTCGTCGTGACGCGCGGGTCGAAGGGCCCGTGGGGTGTCTGCCGTGCGGGCGAGGTGTCCGTTCCCGCACCGCCGACGTCCGTGGTGGACACCGTCGGCGCCGGGGACTCGTTCATGGCGGCCCTCCTGGGCTCGCTCGTGGACTCCGGTCTCGACGGCGCCCATCACCGCGACGAGCTGCTCCGAATCACCCGTGAACAGCTCACCGGGATGCTGCAGTACGCGGCCCGCGCCGCGGCCATCACGGTCTCCCGCCCGGGAGCGAACCCGCCCACGCGCGACGAGATGGCCCGCAGCGCGTGA
- a CDS encoding YbhB/YbcL family Raf kinase inhibitor-like protein, with amino-acid sequence MTRDPYADLPQVPDFELTSETVTDHAPLDAAQASGMMGAGGKDESPQLAWSGFPEGTRSFAVTVYDPDAPTASGFWHWAVADLPVTTTSLPAGVGTEGSGLLPEGAVQLRNDGGFPGFVGAAPPEGHGPHHYHVVVHAVDVESLGLPADASPAYLGFNLFSHTLGRARLTGTYEQ; translated from the coding sequence ATGACCCGCGATCCGTACGCAGACCTTCCGCAGGTCCCCGACTTCGAGCTCACCAGCGAGACCGTCACCGATCATGCGCCCCTCGACGCCGCGCAGGCGTCCGGGATGATGGGCGCGGGCGGCAAGGACGAGTCGCCGCAGCTCGCCTGGAGCGGCTTCCCCGAGGGCACGCGGAGCTTCGCGGTCACCGTCTACGACCCGGACGCGCCGACCGCGAGCGGCTTCTGGCACTGGGCGGTGGCGGACCTGCCGGTCACGACCACGTCGCTGCCCGCCGGCGTGGGAACGGAGGGCTCCGGCCTGCTGCCCGAGGGTGCCGTGCAGCTGCGGAACGACGGCGGTTTCCCCGGTTTCGTGGGCGCCGCGCCGCCCGAGGGGCACGGGCCGCACCACTACCACGTGGTGGTCCACGCCGTGGATGTGGAGTCGCTGGGCCTGCCGGCCGACGCCAGCCCCGCCTACCTGGGCTTCAACCTGTTCTCCCACACCCTCGGCCGCGCCCGCCTGACCGGCACGTACGAGCAGTAG
- a CDS encoding HAD family hydrolase: protein MRLVASDMDGTVVGHDGKMSERTIRAFRACVDAGVDVVFVTGRPPRWLEPLRDQLGHTGTVICSNGALTYDLASERVLDAKLLAPENIYAARDIIRELFPAATFAAETVSGFKLESGFADASTIELLGGLAARPFEESLPGEDIVKFLARERAVSPDDFLATVRPAVAHLVSTTHSAPTMALLEMALPEINKSVTLAQYAAARGIDAADVVAFGDMPNDVQMLDWAGHGYAMASGHPDALAAANLVAPAFEEDGVAQILEQRLAALRTA, encoded by the coding sequence ATGCGCCTCGTGGCGAGCGACATGGACGGCACCGTCGTCGGGCATGACGGCAAGATGAGCGAACGCACCATCCGCGCGTTCCGGGCCTGCGTGGACGCCGGGGTGGACGTCGTCTTCGTCACGGGCCGCCCGCCGCGCTGGCTCGAGCCGCTCCGCGACCAGCTCGGGCACACGGGGACGGTCATCTGCTCCAACGGCGCCCTCACCTACGATCTCGCGTCGGAGCGCGTGCTCGACGCGAAGCTCCTCGCCCCCGAGAACATCTATGCCGCGCGCGACATCATCCGCGAGCTCTTCCCGGCGGCCACCTTCGCGGCCGAGACCGTGTCGGGGTTCAAGCTCGAGTCGGGGTTCGCCGACGCGTCGACGATCGAACTGCTCGGCGGCCTCGCCGCCCGGCCGTTTGAGGAGTCCCTGCCGGGCGAGGACATCGTGAAGTTCCTGGCCCGGGAGAGGGCCGTCTCACCCGACGACTTCCTGGCCACCGTCCGGCCCGCGGTCGCGCACCTGGTCTCCACGACGCACTCCGCGCCCACGATGGCCCTCCTCGAGATGGCCCTGCCGGAGATCAACAAGTCCGTGACCCTCGCGCAGTACGCCGCAGCGCGCGGGATCGACGCCGCCGACGTCGTCGCCTTCGGGGACATGCCCAACGACGTCCAGATGCTCGACTGGGCCGGCCACGGGTACGCGATGGCCTCCGGGCATCCCGACGCGCTCGCCGCCGCGAACCTCGTGGCCCCCGCCTTCGAGGAGGACGGCGTGGCGCAGATCCTGGAGCAGCGCCTTGCGGCGCTCCGCACGGCCTGA
- a CDS encoding glycerophosphodiester phosphodiesterase family protein: MRRSARPDAGRFPYLDNAAGAPPRPQPIALSHRGFAPDGGENTLAAFGRAVELGFRYLEIDVHASSDGVVMVFHDEVLDRVTGDRGPVAARTAEELGRLSVGGGGGIPTLEAVLLRWPELRLNIDVKSDACVRPFAELVNRHAAHDRVLVASFSDRRRLAVLRLLDRPTASSAGMAVNALLRIAAPLGLAGPVARTARVHALQVPETYRGVRVVTRGFVRRCEDAGLQVHVWTVNERAGMDRLLDLGVHGIVSDAADVLAECLRDRAVWPQGRSTQ; the protein is encoded by the coding sequence TTGCGGCGCTCCGCACGGCCTGACGCGGGCCGCTTCCCCTATCTCGACAACGCGGCGGGGGCCCCGCCCCGGCCGCAGCCGATCGCGCTGTCCCACCGCGGCTTCGCGCCCGACGGCGGGGAGAACACCCTGGCTGCCTTCGGACGTGCCGTGGAGCTCGGCTTCCGATACCTCGAGATCGACGTCCACGCCTCGAGCGACGGCGTCGTCATGGTGTTCCACGACGAGGTCCTCGACCGCGTCACCGGGGACCGCGGCCCGGTTGCCGCACGGACCGCGGAGGAGCTGGGCCGGCTGTCGGTCGGCGGGGGCGGGGGGATCCCGACGCTCGAAGCCGTGCTGCTGCGCTGGCCGGAGCTGCGTCTCAACATCGACGTCAAGAGCGACGCGTGCGTGCGTCCCTTCGCGGAGCTCGTCAACCGCCATGCCGCCCACGACCGCGTGCTCGTCGCGTCCTTCTCCGATCGGCGGAGGCTCGCGGTCCTGCGCCTGCTCGACCGTCCGACGGCGTCGTCCGCCGGGATGGCGGTCAATGCCCTCCTGAGGATTGCAGCGCCGCTGGGGCTGGCCGGGCCGGTTGCCCGGACGGCCAGGGTCCATGCGCTGCAGGTGCCCGAGACGTACCGCGGCGTGCGGGTCGTGACGCGGGGGTTCGTCCGGCGCTGCGAGGACGCGGGCCTGCAGGTCCACGTCTGGACGGTCAACGAGCGGGCCGGGATGGACCGTCTGCTGGACCTCGGCGTCCACGGGATCGTGTCCGATGCCGCGGACGTCCTCGCGGAGTGCCTGCGGGACAGGGCCGTCTGGCCGCAGGGGCGTTCGACGCAGTAG
- a CDS encoding dihydrolipoyl dehydrogenase family protein yields MARTTYDVDLAVIGGGTAGLVGAQTAAGLGARVVLIEERRTGGDCLYTGCVPSKALLAAGSAAATARGAARLGVEVGAVSVDFRRVMRHVRAAIAHIEPVDSPEALEAAGVSVVQGHARVVQGGVGVGGRTITARHVLIATGSDPSVPDIPGIGGVPVLTNENLWDLDVLPRELVILGGGPVGCELAQAFARLGCSVTIVHRGERLLPREDPEASTILAAALGDDGVRIVLEDTAVAVAAHRSGGGRVTTASGLELPFTHLLAAVGRTPRSAGLGLEEAGVALDDAGFVVTDRHLRTSTPGVWAAGDVTDHPRYTHTAGVHASIAAGNAILGPLRKVSRIEPPRVTFTDPEIAAVGAPTGRGGTEQTVPHTHQDRAVTEQRMEGFTRLVFDRRGRIIGGTIVGPRAGESLGEVCLAVRRRLPATVVAGTTHPYPTHSDAVWNAAISQTRKVLARPWILAAGRLARRLQQHRTG; encoded by the coding sequence ATGGCACGCACGACCTACGATGTCGATCTCGCCGTGATCGGTGGCGGTACCGCCGGACTGGTCGGCGCCCAGACCGCCGCGGGCCTCGGCGCGCGGGTGGTGCTCATCGAGGAGCGGAGGACGGGCGGTGATTGTCTCTACACCGGCTGTGTCCCGTCGAAGGCGCTGCTCGCCGCCGGTTCCGCCGCGGCGACCGCACGCGGTGCCGCACGCCTCGGGGTCGAGGTCGGAGCGGTCTCGGTGGACTTCCGGCGCGTGATGCGTCATGTGCGGGCCGCGATCGCCCACATCGAACCGGTCGACTCGCCCGAGGCGCTCGAAGCGGCGGGCGTCAGCGTGGTGCAGGGCCACGCCCGGGTGGTGCAGGGCGGTGTCGGCGTGGGCGGACGGACGATCACGGCCCGGCACGTCCTGATAGCCACCGGCTCCGATCCCTCCGTCCCGGACATCCCCGGCATCGGGGGCGTCCCCGTCCTGACCAACGAGAACCTGTGGGACCTCGACGTGCTGCCCCGCGAGCTCGTCATCCTCGGCGGCGGCCCGGTCGGCTGTGAACTGGCGCAGGCCTTCGCCCGGCTCGGGTGCTCGGTGACGATCGTCCACCGCGGGGAGCGTCTCCTGCCGAGGGAGGACCCCGAGGCGTCGACGATCCTCGCCGCAGCCCTCGGGGACGACGGCGTCCGCATCGTCCTCGAGGACACGGCCGTGGCGGTGGCGGCGCATCGCTCGGGAGGCGGCCGGGTGACGACGGCGTCCGGCCTGGAGCTCCCGTTCACGCACCTGCTGGCGGCGGTGGGACGGACCCCGCGCAGTGCCGGCCTGGGCCTGGAGGAGGCGGGGGTGGCGCTCGACGACGCAGGCTTCGTCGTGACCGACCGCCACCTGCGGACGTCGACGCCGGGCGTCTGGGCCGCGGGTGACGTCACCGACCACCCGAGGTACACCCACACCGCCGGCGTCCATGCGAGCATCGCCGCCGGCAATGCGATCCTCGGACCGCTGCGGAAGGTCAGCCGGATCGAACCACCCCGGGTCACGTTCACCGATCCCGAGATCGCCGCCGTCGGCGCGCCCACGGGCCGCGGCGGGACGGAGCAGACGGTGCCGCACACGCACCAGGACCGCGCCGTCACGGAGCAGCGCATGGAGGGGTTCACCCGGCTGGTGTTCGACCGCAGGGGGCGGATCATCGGTGGCACGATCGTCGGCCCGCGGGCAGGCGAGTCCCTCGGCGAAGTGTGCCTCGCCGTCCGGCGGCGTCTCCCGGCGACCGTCGTCGCCGGCACCACGCACCCGTATCCGACGCACAGCGATGCGGTGTGGAATGCCGCCATCTCCCAGACACGGAAGGTCCTTGCCCGGCCATGGATCCTGGCGGCAGGCCGCCTGGCACGGAGGCTCCAACAGCACCGGACGGGCTGA
- a CDS encoding uracil-xanthine permease family protein, with amino-acid sequence MSARGIGWTLHGDGKTVRPGGFVAPEERLTWPRTIGIGAQHVVAMFGATFLVPLITGFPPSTTLLFSGIGTILFLVITAGRVPSYLGSSFAFIAPIAAAQSQHGAPGALGGIIMAGAALALIGLIVHTAGTRWIQVAMPPIVTGSIVALIGLNLAPTAKASFEQAPLTALVTVISILLVTVLFKGILGRLSILVGVLAGYAVAMVRGEVDFAAIGSAAWIGLPDFAAPEFHLSVVGLFIPVVLVLVAENIGHVKSVAAMTDRDLDPYTGRALMADGLATMIAGSGGGSGTTTYAENIGVMAASRVYSTAAYWVAGIVAILLSLFPKFGALIATVPAGVLGGAGVVLYGMIGILGVRIWVQNQVNFSNPINLSTAGVALVIGIADFTWVIGDLTFAGIALGTAAALIIFHGMTAIARARGSEHVAGPEELESSDHGTRPSKLG; translated from the coding sequence ATGAGTGCACGAGGCATCGGCTGGACCCTCCACGGCGACGGGAAGACCGTCCGGCCGGGCGGTTTCGTCGCTCCGGAGGAACGCCTCACCTGGCCCAGGACCATCGGCATCGGCGCCCAGCACGTCGTCGCGATGTTCGGCGCGACCTTCCTCGTCCCCCTCATCACCGGGTTCCCGCCGTCGACCACCCTGCTCTTCTCCGGGATCGGGACCATCCTGTTCCTGGTGATCACGGCCGGACGGGTGCCGAGCTACCTGGGGTCGAGCTTCGCGTTCATCGCCCCGATCGCGGCGGCGCAGTCCCAGCACGGGGCGCCCGGAGCGCTCGGGGGCATCATCATGGCCGGTGCCGCCCTCGCGCTGATCGGCCTGATCGTCCACACGGCGGGCACCCGGTGGATCCAGGTGGCCATGCCGCCCATCGTCACGGGCTCCATCGTGGCGCTGATCGGGCTCAACCTCGCGCCGACCGCGAAGGCGAGCTTCGAGCAGGCACCCCTGACCGCGCTGGTCACCGTGATCTCGATCCTGCTCGTCACGGTGCTGTTCAAGGGCATCCTCGGACGCCTGTCGATCCTCGTGGGCGTGCTCGCCGGGTACGCCGTCGCGATGGTCCGCGGCGAGGTGGACTTCGCCGCGATCGGCAGCGCCGCGTGGATCGGCCTCCCGGACTTCGCCGCACCGGAGTTCCACCTCTCCGTCGTCGGCCTCTTCATCCCCGTGGTCCTCGTGCTCGTCGCCGAGAACATCGGCCACGTGAAGTCGGTGGCCGCGATGACCGACCGGGACCTCGACCCGTACACCGGACGGGCCCTCATGGCGGACGGCCTCGCAACCATGATCGCCGGGTCCGGCGGAGGCTCGGGGACCACCACCTATGCGGAGAACATCGGCGTGATGGCGGCGTCCCGCGTCTACTCGACGGCCGCGTACTGGGTGGCCGGCATCGTCGCGATCCTCCTGAGCCTCTTCCCGAAGTTCGGCGCGCTCATCGCGACCGTCCCCGCCGGGGTGCTCGGCGGCGCGGGCGTGGTCCTCTACGGCATGATCGGGATCCTCGGCGTCCGCATCTGGGTGCAGAACCAGGTCAACTTCTCCAACCCCATCAACCTGTCGACGGCGGGCGTGGCCCTGGTCATCGGCATCGCGGACTTCACCTGGGTGATCGGTGACCTGACCTTCGCGGGGATCGCCCTCGGGACGGCCGCCGCGCTCATCATCTTCCACGGCATGACGGCGATCGCGCGGGCACGCGGGAGCGAGCACGTGGCCGGGCCGGAGGAGCTCGAATCGAGCGACCACGGCACCAGGCCCTCGAAGCTGGGCTGA